One part of the Haliaeetus albicilla chromosome 9, bHalAlb1.1, whole genome shotgun sequence genome encodes these proteins:
- the FAM131A gene encoding LOW QUALITY PROTEIN: protein FAM131A (The sequence of the model RefSeq protein was modified relative to this genomic sequence to represent the inferred CDS: inserted 2 bases in 1 codon) has translation MRPGGDAGGAEPAVVPAPGXPPGSMGCIGSKTTIVAVDTTLCVEWKEVKALSPLSATRPLPRLVRQASFDSQDFLQVNVEDTVEMLPKSRRALTIQEIAALARSSLHGISQVVKEHVTKPTAMAQGRVAHLIEWKGWCKPVEPPAALESAFSSYCHLSEGEQEARFAAGVAEQFAIAEAKLRAWSSVDGDDSNDESYDEDFMPSTESSQPTELPGTVPASALLRDLLQGHLCQLGVRHGSCEPESDSSHTLSPETLCSSLCSLEMVSPSELTAKLLGSLGSEDLLLPKLPPPASQSALRGLARLRCQDSLYSVSYAEACLSPAEDEVVLSKDFPLRRKVSDVASSGVASLEEEEEAEEP, from the exons ATGCGGCCGGGGGGCGATGCGGGCGGCGCGGAGCCAGCGGTAGTGCCCGCACCGGG CCCCCCCGGGAGCATGGGCTGCATCGGCTCCAAAACCACCATCG TGGCCGTGGACACGACGCTGTGCGTGGAGTGGAAGGAGGTGAAAGCACTGTCGCCACTGAGTGCCACCCGCCCGCTGCCCCGCCTGGTGCGCCAGGCCTCCTTCGACAGCCAGGACTTCCTCCAG GTCAATGTTGAGGACACTGTCGAGATGCTGCCCAAGTCGCGGCGCGCGCTGACCATCCAGGAGATTGCCGCCCTGGCCCGCTCCTCGCTGCACG GCATCTCGCAGGTGGTGAAGGAGCACGTGACGAAGCCAACGGCTATGGCGCAGGGCCGCGTCGCCCACCTCATCGAGTGGAAGGGCTGGTGCAAGCCGGTGGAGCCGCCCGCCGCCCTGGAGAGCGCCTTCAGCTCCTACTGCCACCTGAGTGAGGGCGAGCAGGAGGCACGCTTCGCTGCCG GAGTGGCGGAGCAGTTTGCCATCGCTGAGGCCAAGCTGCGAGCTTGGTCCTCGGTGGACGGGGACGACTCCAACGACGAGTCCTACGACGAGGACTTCATGCCCTCCACGGAGAGCTCCCAGCCCACCG AGCTGCCCGGCACGGTGCCCGCCAGCGCGCTGCTGCGAGACCTGCTGCAGGGCCACCTGTGCCAGCTGGGTGTGCGGCACGGTTCCTGCGAGCCGGAGAGCGACTCCTCGCACACCCTCTCCCCCGAGaccctctgctccagcctctGCAGCCTGGAGATGGTGTCCCCCTCTGAACTCACTGCCAAACTGCTGGGCTCCCTGGGGAGCGAGGACCTGCTGCTGCCCAAGCTGCCCCCCCCGGCCAGCCAAAGTGCCTTGCGGGGCCTGGCACGGCTCCGGTGCCAGGACTCCCTCTACTCCGTGTCCTACGCCGAAGCCTGCCTCTCGCCCGCTGAGGATGAGGTGGTGCTGAGCAAGGACTTCCCACTCCGCCGGAAAGTCTCCGACGTCGCCTCCTCCGGGGTGGCAtcgctggaggaggaggaggaggccgaAGAGCCCTGA
- the LOC138686897 gene encoding heat shock protein beta-7-like has translation MASLGSASAYRAERVGAYGQGHGEPRFEGDRRHGPFGARAHEAFGYPGSPGTMCPCSLGTWVRAQGDTYQVVADVSQFEPSDIVVTTSNCHVAIQAEKVAEDGTICDTFTHKCQLPEDTDPLSVSCALTEAGTLVITARRRASARPGEPPQLLYRSEATL, from the exons ATGGCCTCGCTCGGCTCGGCCTCCGCGTACCGCGCCGAGCGCGTTGGCGCCTACGGCCAGGGGCACGGCGAGCCCCGCTTCGAGGGTGACCGGCGGCACGGGCCCTTCGGGGCACGGGCACACGAAGCCTTTGGGTACCCAG GGTCCCCGGGCACCatgtgcccctgcagcctgggcaccTGGGTGCGCGCCCAGGGTGACACCTACCAGGTGGTGGCCGACGTCAGCCAGTTCGAGCCCTCCGACATCGTGGTGACCACCTCCAACTGCCACGTTGCCATCCAGGCTGAGAAG GTGGCTGAGGACGGCACCATCTGCGACACCTTCACCCACAAGTGCCAGCTGCCCGAGGACACGGACCCGCTCTCGGTGAGCTGTGCCCTCACCGAGGCCGGCACGCTGGTCATCACCGCCCGGCGCCGTGCCAGTGCCCGCCCTGGTGAGCCCCCACAGCTGCTGTACCGCAGCGAGGCCACGCTGTGA
- the CLCN2 gene encoding chloride channel protein 2 isoform X2, which produces MASESEAQRALQYEQTLMYGRYTQDLGTFAKDEAARLRLQQGHGEGDTPRPRRPSELLEYTQGRCAPCRVCALQCQRFLISKVGEDWVFLILLGLVMALVSWAMDFAIATCLQAQKWMYGGLDTNVLLQYLAWVTYPTVLITFSAGFTQILAPQAVGSGIPEMKTILRGVVLKEYLTLKTFVAKVIGLTCALGSGMPLGKEGPFVHIASMCAALLSRFLSLFGGIYENEARNIEMLAAACAVGVGCCFAAPIGGVLFSIEVTSTFFAVRNYWRGFFAATFSAFIFRVLAVWNKDEETITALFKTRFRLDFPFDLQELPAFAVIGIASGFGGALFVYLNRKIVQFMRRQKTINRFLMKKRLLFPALVTLLISTLTFPPGFGQFMAGQLTQKDTLVTLFDNQTWAKQGLSDEFEYLGILEAWRHPRSNVFVTLVVFILMKFWMSALATTIPVPCGAFMPVFVIGAAFGRLVGESMAAWFPDGIHTDSNTYRIVPGGYAVVGAAALSGAVTHTVSTAVIVFELTGQISHILPVMIAVILANAVAQSLQPSLYDSIIRIKKLPYLPELGWGHHEKYNVRVEDIMVRDIRYVTLNCKYRDLQHVLHSTKLKSLPLVESAESMILLGSIERAQVGALLSHQLSPQRRLQALQQKMLAEDGHRLSDASIRFQISTEASSGAPTRTAPRKPLKPALKRVPSGPTESPPAGTTDHTGIALKSLFCANSAAEPTEEEMELGDRMTPAEILEWEEQQLDQLVDFSSAKIDPAPFQLVEHTSLHKTHTIFSLLGLDHAYVTSIGRLVGMVSLKELRKAIEGSLTAKGVKVRPPLASFRDSTASTGEPDTTALRQLWDRHQHHPMPREAGPGGDDEDDDTPKGQ; this is translated from the exons ATGGCCTCCGAGAGCGAGGCGCAGCGGGCGCTGCAGTATGAGCAGACCCTG ATGTACGGGCGCTACACCCAGGACTTGGGCACCTTCGCCAAGGATGAGGCGGCCCGGCTGCGGCTGCAGCAggggcacggggagggggacaccccccggccccgccgcccctccgAGCTGCTGGAGTACACCCAGGGCCGCTGTGCCCCCTGCCGCG TCTGTGCCTTGCAGTGCCAGCGGTTCCTCATCTCCAAGGTGGGTGAAGACTGGGTCTTCCTCATCCTCCTGGGGCTGGTCATGGCGCTGGTCAGCTGGGCCATGGACTTCGCCATCGCCACCTGCCTCCAAG CCCAGAAGTGGATGTACGGGGGCCTGGACACCAACGTGCTGCTGCAGTACCTGGCCTGGGTCACCTACCCCACCGTGCTCATCACCTTCTCAGCCGGCTTCACCCAGATCCTTGCCCCCCAGGCCGTGG GCTCAGGGATCCCTGAGATGAAGACCATCCTGCGGGGCGTCGTGCTGAAGGAATACCTCACCCTCAAGACCTTTGTGGCCAAGGTGATCGGGCTGACGTGCGCCCTGGGAAGCGGCATGCCCCTGGGCAAGGAG GGTCCCTTTGTCCACATCGCCAGCATGTGCGCGGCCCTACTCAGCCGCTTCCTCTCCCTCTTCGGGGGCATCTACGAG AACGAGGCAAGGAACATCGAAATGCTGGCGGCCGCCTGCGCCGTCGGTGTCGGCTGCTGCTTCGCCGCCCCCATCGGAG GCGTCCTCTTCAGCATCGAGGTCACCTCCACCTTCTTCGCCGTCCGCAACTACTGGCGCGGCTTCTTCGCCGCCACCTTCAGCGCCTTCATCTTCCGCGTCCTCGCCGTCTGGAACAAGGACGAAG AGACGATCACGGCGCTGTTCAAAACCCGCTTCCGCCTTGACTTCCCCTTCGACCTGCAGGAGCTGCCCGCCTTCGCCGTCATCGG GATCGCCAGCGGCTTCGGGGGCGCGCTCTTCGTCTACCTCAACCGCAAGATCGTGCAGTTCATGCGCCGCCAGAAGACCATCAACCGCTTCCTCATGAAGAA GCGcctgctcttccctgccctggTGACCCTGCTCATCTCCACGCTGACCTTCCCGCCCGGCTTCGGACAGTTCATGGCTGGCCAG CTCACCCAGAAGGATACCCTGGTGACACTCTTCGACAACCAGACGTGGGCCAAGCAGGGGCTCAGCGATGAGTTTGAGTACTTGGGCATCCTGGAGGCCTGGCGCCACCCCCGCTCCAACGTCTTCGTCACCCTCGTTGTCTTCATCCTCATGAAG TTCTGGATGTCGGCCCTGGCCACCACCATCCCAGTGCCTTGCGGAGCCTTCATGCCTGTCTTCGTCATCG GGGCAGCCTTCGGGCGCCTGGTGGGGGAAAGCATGGCAGCCTGGTTCCCTGATGGCATCCACACCGACAGCAACACCTACCGCATCGTGCCGGGGGGCTACGCCGTGGTGG GGGCAGCCGCACTGTCAGGTGCCGTCACTCACACGGTGTCCACGGCCGTCATCGTCTTCGAGCTGACGGGGCAGATCTCGCACATCCTGCCCGTCATGATTGCCGTCATCCTGGCCAACGCCGTGGCCCAGAGCCTCCAGCCCTCCCTCTACGACAGCATCATCCGCATCAAGAAGCTGCCCTACCTccctgagctgggctggggccaCCACGA GAAATACAACGTGCGGGTGGAGGACATCATGGTGCGGGACATCCGCTACGTCACCCTCAACTGCAAGTACCGGGACCTGCAGCACGTCCTGCACAGCACCAAGCTGAAGAGCCTGCCGCTGGTGGAGTCGGCTG AGTCCATGATCCTGCTGGGCTCCATTGAGCGGGCGCAGGTGGGGGCCCTGCTCAGCCACCAGCTCAGCCCCCAGCGACGGCTCCAGGCCCTGCAGCAGAAGATGCTGGCCGAGGACGGGCACCGGCTCTCCGATGCCAGCATCCGCTTCCAG ATCAGCACGGAGGCCTCCTCGGGTGCTCCCACCCGCACTGCCCCCCGCAAGCCCCTGAAGCCGGCGCTGAAGCGGGTGCCCAGTGGCCCAACCGAGAGCCCCCCGG CTGGCACCACCGACCACACCGGCATCGCCCTCAAGAGCCTCTTCTGTGCCAACAGCGCCGCAGAGCCTACCGAG gaggagatggagctGGGTGACAGGATGACCCCGGCGGAG atcCTGGAGtgggaggagcagcagctggaccAGCTGGTGGACTTCAGCAGCGCCAAGATCGACCCCGCGCCCTTCCAGCTTGTGGAGCACACCTCGCTGCACAAG ACCCACACCATCTTCTCGCTGCTGGGCCTGGACCACGCGTACGTCACCAGCATCGGGCGCCTGGTGGGCATGGTGTCCCTCAAGGAG CTGCGCAAGGCCATCGAGGGCTCGCTGACGGCCAAGGGGGTGAAGGTGCGCCCGCCGCTCGCCAGCTTCCGCGACAGCACCGCCAGCACCGGCGAGCCCGACACCACCGCCCTGCGCCAGCTCTGGGACCGCCACCAGCACCACCCTATGCCCCGCGAGGCCGGTCCCGGGGGCGACGACGAAGACGACGACACCCCCAAGGGCCAGTGA
- the CLCN2 gene encoding chloride channel protein 2 isoform X1, with protein sequence MASESEAQRALQYEQTLMYGRYTQDLGTFAKDEAARLRLQQGHGEGDTPRPRRPSELLEYTQGRCAPCRVCALQCQRFLISKVGEDWVFLILLGLVMALVSWAMDFAIATCLQAQKWMYGGLDTNVLLQYLAWVTYPTVLITFSAGFTQILAPQAVGSGIPEMKTILRGVVLKEYLTLKTFVAKVIGLTCALGSGMPLGKEGPFVHIASMCAALLSRFLSLFGGIYENEARNIEMLAAACAVGVGCCFAAPIGGVLFSIEVTSTFFAVRNYWRGFFAATFSAFIFRVLAVWNKDEETITALFKTRFRLDFPFDLQELPAFAVIGIASGFGGALFVYLNRKIVQFMRRQKTINRFLMKKRLLFPALVTLLISTLTFPPGFGQFMAGQLTQKDTLVTLFDNQTWAKQGLSDEFEYLGILEAWRHPRSNVFVTLVVFILMKFWMSALATTIPVPCGAFMPVFVIGAAFGRLVGESMAAWFPDGIHTDSNTYRIVPGGYAVVGAAALSGAVTHTVSTAVIVFELTGQISHILPVMIAVILANAVAQSLQPSLYDSIIRIKKLPYLPELGWGHHEKYNVRVEDIMVRDIRYVTLNCKYRDLQHVLHSTKLKSLPLVESAESMILLGSIERAQVGALLSHQLSPQRRLQALQQKMLAEDGHRLSDASIRFQISTEASSGAPTRTAPRKPLKPALKRVPSGPTESPPAGTTDHTGIALKSLFCANSAAEPTEAQGMAYRKAKHVRISIVEEMELGDRMTPAEILEWEEQQLDQLVDFSSAKIDPAPFQLVEHTSLHKTHTIFSLLGLDHAYVTSIGRLVGMVSLKELRKAIEGSLTAKGVKVRPPLASFRDSTASTGEPDTTALRQLWDRHQHHPMPREAGPGGDDEDDDTPKGQ encoded by the exons ATGGCCTCCGAGAGCGAGGCGCAGCGGGCGCTGCAGTATGAGCAGACCCTG ATGTACGGGCGCTACACCCAGGACTTGGGCACCTTCGCCAAGGATGAGGCGGCCCGGCTGCGGCTGCAGCAggggcacggggagggggacaccccccggccccgccgcccctccgAGCTGCTGGAGTACACCCAGGGCCGCTGTGCCCCCTGCCGCG TCTGTGCCTTGCAGTGCCAGCGGTTCCTCATCTCCAAGGTGGGTGAAGACTGGGTCTTCCTCATCCTCCTGGGGCTGGTCATGGCGCTGGTCAGCTGGGCCATGGACTTCGCCATCGCCACCTGCCTCCAAG CCCAGAAGTGGATGTACGGGGGCCTGGACACCAACGTGCTGCTGCAGTACCTGGCCTGGGTCACCTACCCCACCGTGCTCATCACCTTCTCAGCCGGCTTCACCCAGATCCTTGCCCCCCAGGCCGTGG GCTCAGGGATCCCTGAGATGAAGACCATCCTGCGGGGCGTCGTGCTGAAGGAATACCTCACCCTCAAGACCTTTGTGGCCAAGGTGATCGGGCTGACGTGCGCCCTGGGAAGCGGCATGCCCCTGGGCAAGGAG GGTCCCTTTGTCCACATCGCCAGCATGTGCGCGGCCCTACTCAGCCGCTTCCTCTCCCTCTTCGGGGGCATCTACGAG AACGAGGCAAGGAACATCGAAATGCTGGCGGCCGCCTGCGCCGTCGGTGTCGGCTGCTGCTTCGCCGCCCCCATCGGAG GCGTCCTCTTCAGCATCGAGGTCACCTCCACCTTCTTCGCCGTCCGCAACTACTGGCGCGGCTTCTTCGCCGCCACCTTCAGCGCCTTCATCTTCCGCGTCCTCGCCGTCTGGAACAAGGACGAAG AGACGATCACGGCGCTGTTCAAAACCCGCTTCCGCCTTGACTTCCCCTTCGACCTGCAGGAGCTGCCCGCCTTCGCCGTCATCGG GATCGCCAGCGGCTTCGGGGGCGCGCTCTTCGTCTACCTCAACCGCAAGATCGTGCAGTTCATGCGCCGCCAGAAGACCATCAACCGCTTCCTCATGAAGAA GCGcctgctcttccctgccctggTGACCCTGCTCATCTCCACGCTGACCTTCCCGCCCGGCTTCGGACAGTTCATGGCTGGCCAG CTCACCCAGAAGGATACCCTGGTGACACTCTTCGACAACCAGACGTGGGCCAAGCAGGGGCTCAGCGATGAGTTTGAGTACTTGGGCATCCTGGAGGCCTGGCGCCACCCCCGCTCCAACGTCTTCGTCACCCTCGTTGTCTTCATCCTCATGAAG TTCTGGATGTCGGCCCTGGCCACCACCATCCCAGTGCCTTGCGGAGCCTTCATGCCTGTCTTCGTCATCG GGGCAGCCTTCGGGCGCCTGGTGGGGGAAAGCATGGCAGCCTGGTTCCCTGATGGCATCCACACCGACAGCAACACCTACCGCATCGTGCCGGGGGGCTACGCCGTGGTGG GGGCAGCCGCACTGTCAGGTGCCGTCACTCACACGGTGTCCACGGCCGTCATCGTCTTCGAGCTGACGGGGCAGATCTCGCACATCCTGCCCGTCATGATTGCCGTCATCCTGGCCAACGCCGTGGCCCAGAGCCTCCAGCCCTCCCTCTACGACAGCATCATCCGCATCAAGAAGCTGCCCTACCTccctgagctgggctggggccaCCACGA GAAATACAACGTGCGGGTGGAGGACATCATGGTGCGGGACATCCGCTACGTCACCCTCAACTGCAAGTACCGGGACCTGCAGCACGTCCTGCACAGCACCAAGCTGAAGAGCCTGCCGCTGGTGGAGTCGGCTG AGTCCATGATCCTGCTGGGCTCCATTGAGCGGGCGCAGGTGGGGGCCCTGCTCAGCCACCAGCTCAGCCCCCAGCGACGGCTCCAGGCCCTGCAGCAGAAGATGCTGGCCGAGGACGGGCACCGGCTCTCCGATGCCAGCATCCGCTTCCAG ATCAGCACGGAGGCCTCCTCGGGTGCTCCCACCCGCACTGCCCCCCGCAAGCCCCTGAAGCCGGCGCTGAAGCGGGTGCCCAGTGGCCCAACCGAGAGCCCCCCGG CTGGCACCACCGACCACACCGGCATCGCCCTCAAGAGCCTCTTCTGTGCCAACAGCGCCGCAGAGCCTACCGAG GCCCAGGGCATGGCCTATCGCAAGGCCAAACACGTCCGCATTTCCATCGTG gaggagatggagctGGGTGACAGGATGACCCCGGCGGAG atcCTGGAGtgggaggagcagcagctggaccAGCTGGTGGACTTCAGCAGCGCCAAGATCGACCCCGCGCCCTTCCAGCTTGTGGAGCACACCTCGCTGCACAAG ACCCACACCATCTTCTCGCTGCTGGGCCTGGACCACGCGTACGTCACCAGCATCGGGCGCCTGGTGGGCATGGTGTCCCTCAAGGAG CTGCGCAAGGCCATCGAGGGCTCGCTGACGGCCAAGGGGGTGAAGGTGCGCCCGCCGCTCGCCAGCTTCCGCGACAGCACCGCCAGCACCGGCGAGCCCGACACCACCGCCCTGCGCCAGCTCTGGGACCGCCACCAGCACCACCCTATGCCCCGCGAGGCCGGTCCCGGGGGCGACGACGAAGACGACGACACCCCCAAGGGCCAGTGA